The following coding sequences are from one Streptomyces sp. NBC_01294 window:
- a CDS encoding primosomal protein N': MSSANEPEQRGADQGPDGPPEQLALMREMVAEAKAKAPKAKPRTWRGAALAEELPVARVLVNKGVLHLDRTFDYAVPAELSEAAQPGVRVRVRFGAGSHQVHGGRREGGGLIDGFIVERLAESDYNGALAALAHVVSPEVVLSPRMLALARAVADRYAGSLADVLQLALPARSARAEAKPSPEPLPPPAAPEPGGWERYGAGPGFLRALATGAAPRAVWTALPGPGWADELARAMAATLASGRGALAVLPDGRTAGRVDAALTALLGEGRHALLTAESGPEKRYRQWLAVHRGSVRAVVGTRAAMFAPVRDLGLVAIWDDGDSSHSDDNAPFPHVREVLELRAVNDGCGFLAGSTSCTVEAAQLVESGWARPLVASRETVRECAPRIRTVGDELLARDEAARAARLPSLAWETVREGLKTGPVLVQVPRRGYVPRLACERCRTPARCTVCAGPLEAPDARDLQCGWCGRAEPSWHCEECGSLRLRARVVGARRTAEELGRAFPAVPVRTSGRDHVLDEVPDRPALVVCTPGAEPVAAGAGYTAALLLDGWAMLTRPDLRAGEDALRRWIAAASLVRGDGQVVVVAEPTLRPVQALVRWDPVGHAVRELAERAQLGFPPVSRMAAVAGRGEAVEAFLAGAGLPPDAEILGPVPLAGRRGEPSPGERALVRVPPGSGAALAAALKSAQAARMARGVPAAEAVRVRIDPLDIG, translated from the coding sequence GTGAGCAGCGCGAACGAGCCAGAGCAGCGGGGCGCGGACCAGGGTCCCGACGGTCCGCCGGAGCAGCTTGCGCTGATGCGGGAGATGGTCGCCGAGGCGAAGGCCAAGGCGCCCAAGGCCAAGCCGCGCACCTGGCGGGGGGCCGCCCTGGCCGAGGAGCTGCCCGTCGCCCGGGTCCTGGTGAACAAGGGCGTCCTCCATCTCGACCGGACCTTCGACTACGCCGTGCCCGCCGAGCTCTCCGAGGCCGCGCAGCCGGGGGTCCGCGTCCGGGTCCGCTTCGGGGCCGGATCCCACCAGGTGCACGGCGGCCGCCGCGAAGGTGGCGGTCTCATCGACGGCTTCATCGTGGAGCGCCTCGCCGAGTCCGACTACAACGGAGCCCTCGCCGCCCTCGCCCACGTGGTCTCGCCCGAAGTGGTGCTCAGCCCGCGCATGCTCGCGCTCGCCCGGGCCGTCGCCGACCGGTACGCCGGCAGTCTCGCCGACGTGCTCCAGCTCGCCCTGCCCGCACGGAGCGCCCGCGCCGAGGCCAAGCCCTCACCCGAGCCGCTGCCCCCGCCCGCCGCGCCCGAGCCCGGCGGCTGGGAGCGGTACGGCGCCGGGCCCGGCTTCCTGCGCGCGCTGGCCACCGGCGCCGCCCCGCGCGCCGTGTGGACCGCGCTGCCCGGCCCCGGCTGGGCCGACGAACTCGCCCGTGCCATGGCCGCCACCCTGGCCTCCGGCCGCGGGGCCCTCGCCGTGCTCCCCGACGGGCGGACCGCCGGCCGGGTCGACGCGGCGCTGACCGCCCTCCTCGGCGAGGGACGGCACGCCCTGCTGACCGCAGAATCCGGGCCCGAGAAGCGCTACCGCCAGTGGCTCGCCGTGCACCGCGGCTCGGTGCGTGCCGTCGTCGGCACCCGGGCCGCGATGTTCGCCCCCGTACGGGACCTCGGACTGGTCGCGATCTGGGACGACGGGGACTCCAGCCACAGTGACGACAACGCCCCCTTCCCGCACGTCCGGGAGGTACTGGAGCTGCGCGCGGTCAACGACGGCTGCGGCTTCCTCGCCGGGTCCACCAGCTGCACCGTGGAGGCCGCCCAGCTGGTCGAGTCCGGCTGGGCCCGGCCGCTGGTCGCGAGCCGCGAGACGGTACGGGAGTGCGCCCCGCGGATCCGCACCGTCGGCGACGAACTGCTGGCCCGCGACGAGGCGGCCCGGGCCGCACGACTGCCGAGCCTGGCGTGGGAGACCGTACGGGAAGGGCTGAAGACCGGGCCCGTCCTGGTCCAGGTGCCCCGGCGGGGCTACGTGCCCCGGCTGGCGTGCGAGCGCTGCCGGACCCCCGCCCGCTGTACGGTCTGCGCGGGGCCGCTGGAGGCGCCCGACGCGCGTGACCTGCAGTGCGGCTGGTGCGGGCGGGCAGAGCCGTCCTGGCACTGCGAGGAGTGCGGGTCGCTGCGGCTGCGGGCCCGGGTGGTGGGCGCGCGGCGCACGGCGGAGGAACTGGGACGGGCCTTCCCGGCCGTGCCCGTACGGACCTCCGGGCGCGACCACGTCCTGGACGAGGTGCCGGACCGGCCGGCGCTGGTGGTGTGCACCCCGGGCGCCGAGCCGGTGGCGGCGGGCGCGGGGTACACGGCCGCGCTGCTGCTCGACGGGTGGGCCATGCTGACCCGGCCCGACCTGCGGGCCGGGGAGGACGCGCTGCGCCGGTGGATCGCGGCCGCCTCGCTGGTCCGGGGGGACGGGCAGGTCGTCGTGGTCGCCGAGCCCACGCTGCGGCCGGTGCAGGCCCTCGTGCGCTGGGACCCCGTGGGCCACGCCGTACGGGAGCTCGCGGAGCGGGCCCAGCTCGGCTTCCCACCGGTGTCCCGGATGGCGGCGGTGGCCGGCCGGGGCGAGGCGGTCGAGGCCTTCCTGGCCGGTGCCGGGCTGCCGCCCGACGCCGAGATCCTGGGCCCGGTGCCGCTCGCCGGGCGGCGCGGGGAGCCGTCCCCGGGGGAGCGGGCCCTGGTCCGGGTCCCGCCGGGAAGCGGCGCCGCCCTGGCGGCCGCCCTGAAGTCGGCGCAGGCGGCCCGCATGGCACGGGGCGTCCCTGCGGCGGAGGCGGTGCGGGTCCGGATCGATCCGTTGGACATCGGCTGA
- the fmt gene encoding methionyl-tRNA formyltransferase: MKLVFAGTPEVAVPALDALISSGRHEVAAVVTRPDAPAGRGRRLVASPVAERAEEAGIEVLKPVRPRDPDFQARLREIAPDCCPVVAYGALIPKSALDIPRHGWVNLHFSLLPAWRGAAPVQQSIMAGDQVTGASTFQIEEGLDTGPVYGILTEEIRPTDTSGDLLTRLAFAGSGLLAATMDGIEDGTLRAVAQPHDGISLAPKITVEDARIDWAAPAMRADRVVRGCTPAPGAWTVFRGERLKLIALGLVPDRTDLAPGVLAPAKNNVHVGTGSHAVELLWVQPQGKKPMRAADWARGVRIAPGERLGGADVG, from the coding sequence GTGAAGCTCGTCTTCGCAGGCACCCCCGAGGTCGCCGTACCCGCCCTGGACGCCCTGATCTCCTCCGGGCGGCACGAGGTCGCCGCCGTCGTCACCCGGCCCGACGCACCGGCCGGCCGCGGCCGGCGGCTCGTCGCCAGCCCGGTCGCCGAACGCGCCGAGGAAGCGGGCATCGAGGTGCTCAAGCCCGTCCGCCCCCGCGACCCCGACTTCCAGGCCCGGCTGCGCGAGATCGCCCCGGACTGCTGCCCGGTCGTCGCCTACGGCGCCCTGATCCCCAAGAGCGCCCTCGACATCCCCCGGCACGGCTGGGTCAACCTGCACTTCTCGCTGCTCCCCGCCTGGCGCGGAGCCGCGCCCGTCCAGCAGTCGATCATGGCGGGGGACCAGGTCACCGGCGCCTCCACCTTCCAGATCGAGGAGGGCCTGGACACCGGCCCGGTCTACGGCATCCTCACCGAGGAGATCCGGCCCACCGACACCAGCGGCGACCTGCTCACCCGGCTCGCCTTCGCCGGGTCCGGACTGCTGGCCGCCACCATGGACGGCATCGAGGACGGCACCCTGCGCGCCGTCGCCCAGCCCCACGACGGGATCTCCCTCGCGCCCAAGATCACCGTCGAGGACGCCCGGATCGACTGGGCCGCCCCCGCGATGCGCGCCGACCGCGTGGTGCGCGGCTGCACGCCGGCGCCGGGTGCGTGGACCGTCTTCCGCGGCGAGCGGCTCAAGCTGATCGCGCTGGGCCTGGTGCCCGACCGTACGGACCTGGCGCCGGGCGTGCTGGCCCCGGCCAAGAACAACGTCCACGTCGGGACCGGCTCGCACGCGGTGGAGCTGCTGTGGGTGCAGCCGCAGGGCAAGAAGCCGATGCGGGCCGCCGACTGGGCCCGCGGGGTGCGGATCGCGCCGGGCGAGCGGCTCGGCGGGGCCGACGTAGGCTGA
- a CDS encoding RsmB/NOP family class I SAM-dependent RNA methyltransferase, with protein MSEQPRPRRKPAGNRPAKPHRRPQKDPVRMLAFEVLRAVGERDAYANLVLPPLLKKARQDESFQARDAALATELVYGTLRRQGTYDAVIKACIDRPLREVDPPVLDVLSLGAHQLLGTRIPTHAAVSASVELARVVLGDGRAKFVNAVLRKIAAHDLDGWLERVAPPYEDDAEEHLAVYHSHPRWVVSALWDALGGGRAGIEDLLEADNERPEVTLVARPGRSTKEELLEAVGEESALPGRWSPYAVRMSEGGEPGALEAVREGRAGVQDEGSQLVAMALAAVPVEGSDERWLDGCAGPGGKAALLAALAAQRGAFLLASEKQPHRARLVERALAGNPGPYQVITADGTRPPWLPGSFDRVLMDVPCTGLGALRRRPEARWRRRPEDLEGFAPLQRGLLREALSAVRVGGVVGYATCSPHLAETRVVVDDVLKGRGAGASPVSAELIDARPFMAGVPALGDGPDVQLWPHLHGTDAMYLALLRRTA; from the coding sequence GTGAGCGAACAGCCCCGTCCCCGTCGCAAGCCCGCAGGCAACCGGCCGGCCAAGCCGCACCGCCGGCCCCAGAAGGACCCCGTCCGGATGCTGGCCTTCGAGGTGCTGCGGGCGGTGGGCGAGCGTGACGCCTACGCCAACCTCGTCCTGCCGCCGCTGCTCAAGAAGGCCCGCCAGGACGAGAGCTTCCAGGCGCGCGACGCGGCCCTGGCCACGGAACTGGTCTACGGGACGCTGCGCAGGCAGGGCACGTACGACGCCGTGATCAAGGCGTGCATCGACCGGCCGCTGCGCGAGGTGGACCCGCCGGTGCTGGACGTGCTCTCGCTCGGCGCGCACCAGCTGCTGGGCACCCGCATCCCCACGCACGCGGCGGTCTCGGCCAGCGTGGAGCTGGCCCGCGTGGTGCTCGGGGACGGGCGCGCCAAGTTCGTGAACGCAGTCCTGCGGAAGATCGCCGCGCACGACCTGGACGGCTGGCTGGAGCGGGTCGCGCCGCCCTACGAGGACGACGCCGAGGAACACCTCGCGGTGTACCACTCGCACCCCAGGTGGGTCGTCAGCGCCCTGTGGGACGCGCTTGGCGGCGGCCGGGCGGGCATCGAGGACCTGCTGGAGGCCGACAACGAGCGGCCCGAGGTGACGCTCGTGGCGCGGCCGGGCCGGTCCACGAAGGAAGAGCTGCTGGAGGCGGTCGGCGAGGAGTCGGCGCTGCCCGGGCGCTGGTCGCCGTACGCGGTCCGGATGTCCGAGGGCGGCGAGCCGGGCGCGCTGGAGGCGGTGCGCGAGGGCCGCGCCGGTGTGCAGGACGAGGGCAGCCAGCTGGTGGCGATGGCCCTGGCGGCCGTTCCGGTCGAGGGCAGCGACGAGCGCTGGCTCGACGGCTGCGCGGGCCCCGGCGGCAAGGCGGCGCTGCTCGCGGCGCTCGCGGCGCAGCGCGGGGCGTTCCTGCTGGCCTCGGAGAAGCAGCCGCACCGGGCGCGGCTCGTGGAGCGCGCGCTGGCGGGCAACCCGGGCCCGTACCAGGTCATCACGGCGGACGGCACCCGGCCGCCGTGGCTGCCCGGCTCCTTCGACCGCGTCCTGATGGACGTCCCCTGCACCGGCCTGGGCGCGCTGCGGCGCCGCCCGGAGGCCCGCTGGCGCCGCCGCCCGGAGGACCTGGAGGGCTTCGCACCGCTCCAGCGCGGGCTGCTGCGCGAGGCACTGTCGGCGGTGCGGGTGGGCGGCGTCGTGGGCTACGCGACCTGCTCGCCGCACCTGGCGGAGACCCGGGTCGTCGTGGACGACGTCCTGAAGGGCCGCGGCGCGGGCGCGTCGCCGGTGTCCGCGGAACTGATCGACGCGAGGCCGTTCATGGCGGGCGTACCGGCCCTGGGCGACGGCCCGGACGTCCAACTGTGGCCCCACCTGCACGGAACGGACGCGATGTACCTGGCCCTGCTGCGCCGCACGGCGTAG
- a CDS encoding DUF6507 family protein translates to MSTWDIKPAGVQGVLNKTAEAGSKFEEEFTSCSDGVVGAATWAGTMVLGGTELPKEGAFGPVAQALLEFQQRTESDLKFLPVRTGKSITGARLATEEYVKGDLQMAKNKQEEYSKAPTAEELKGPKK, encoded by the coding sequence GTGTCTACGTGGGACATCAAGCCGGCCGGCGTCCAAGGAGTCCTGAACAAAACTGCCGAAGCGGGCAGCAAGTTCGAGGAAGAGTTCACGTCGTGCAGCGACGGTGTGGTCGGCGCCGCGACGTGGGCGGGCACGATGGTGCTGGGCGGGACCGAGCTGCCCAAGGAGGGCGCGTTCGGCCCTGTGGCCCAGGCATTGCTTGAGTTTCAGCAGCGAACGGAAAGCGACCTGAAGTTCCTTCCCGTCCGGACGGGAAAGTCCATCACCGGTGCACGCCTGGCCACTGAGGAATACGTCAAGGGCGACCTGCAGATGGCGAAGAACAAGCAGGAGGAGTACTCCAAGGCTCCGACCGCGGAAGAGCTGAAGGGCCCCAAGAAGTGA